The following are encoded in a window of Acinonyx jubatus isolate Ajub_Pintada_27869175 chromosome D4, VMU_Ajub_asm_v1.0, whole genome shotgun sequence genomic DNA:
- the DIRAS2 gene encoding GTP-binding protein Di-Ras2: protein MPEQSNDYRVAVFGAGGVGKSSLVLRFVKGTFRESYIPTVEDTYRQVISCDKSICTLQITDTTGSHQFPAMQRLSISKGHAFILVYSITSRQSLEELKPIYEQICEIKGDVDSIPIMLVGNKCDESPSREVESGEAEALARRWKCAFMETSAKLNHNVKELFQELLNLEKRRTVSLQIDGKKSKQQKRKEKLKGKCVLM from the coding sequence ATGCCGGAACAGAGCAACGACTACCGGGTGGCCGTGTTCGGGGCAGGTGGCGTAGGCAAGAGCTCGCTGGTCTTGAGGTTTGTGAAAGGCACGTTCCGCGAGAGCTACATCCCCACGGTGGAGGACACCTACCGGCAGGTGATCAGCTGCGACAAGAGCATCTGCACGCTGCAGATCACGGACACCACGGGCAGCCACCAGTTCCCGGCCATGCAGCGGCTGTCCATCTCCAAGGGCCATGCCTTCATCCTGGTCTACTCCATCACCAGCCGGCAGTCGCTGGAAGAGCTCAAGCCCATCTACGAGCAAATCTGCGAGATCAAAGGGGACGTGGACAGCATCCCCATCATGCTGGTGGGCAACAAGTGTGACGAGAGCCCCAGCCGCGAGGTGGAGAGCGGCGAGGCCGAGGCCCTGGCCCGCAGGTGGAAGTGTGCCTTCATGGAGACCTCGGCCAAGCTCAACCACAACGTGAAGGAGCTCTTCCAGGAGCTGCTCAACCTGGAGAAGCGCAGGACCGTGAGCCTCCAGATCGACGGCAAGAAGAGCAAgcagcagaagaggaaggaaaaactcAAGGGCAAATGCGTGCTCATGTGA